One genomic segment of Microcella indica includes these proteins:
- a CDS encoding CDP-alcohol phosphatidyltransferase family protein, with the protein MLDRPLRAVLARPVDAMARGLDRRWISPNGLTMSGLALGLAAAVAAGLQWWGAALALWLVSRVVDGLDGALARLRKADGRAGESEAGGFLDITADFVAYGATVVGVAVGATAGYNAPWWPFLLVLFAYYINGTAFLAFSSIAERTGRTIDDGRSLSFLGRIAEGTETIVVHSLWFILPFWAAPIAVGWAALVAVSAVQRMIAGFRALR; encoded by the coding sequence ATGCTCGATCGACCCCTGCGCGCCGTGCTCGCCCGCCCCGTCGATGCGATGGCGCGTGGCCTCGATCGTCGGTGGATCTCACCGAACGGCCTCACCATGTCGGGTCTCGCCCTCGGCCTCGCGGCGGCGGTCGCGGCCGGTCTGCAGTGGTGGGGTGCGGCTCTCGCACTGTGGCTCGTCTCGCGCGTCGTCGACGGACTCGACGGCGCTCTCGCGCGCCTGCGCAAGGCGGACGGCCGGGCGGGTGAGAGCGAGGCCGGCGGCTTCCTCGACATCACCGCCGACTTCGTCGCCTATGGGGCGACGGTCGTCGGCGTCGCGGTGGGCGCGACGGCGGGCTACAACGCCCCGTGGTGGCCGTTCCTGCTCGTCCTGTTCGCGTACTACATCAACGGCACGGCGTTCCTCGCCTTCTCGTCGATCGCGGAGCGCACGGGCCGCACGATCGACGACGGCCGCTCGCTCTCCTTCCTCGGGCGCATCGCCGAGGGCACCGAGACGATCGTCGTGCACAGCCTGTGGTTCATCCTGCCGTTCTGGGCTGCGCCGATCGCGGTCGGATGGGCGGCTCTCGTGGCGGTCAGCGCCGTGCAGCGCATGATCGCGGGCTTCCGCGCCCTGCGCTGA
- a CDS encoding TVP38/TMEM64 family protein, producing the protein MSGLPVLRDSDDGSARRGAVLVRAITLAVFVAVAIAVGFLVPLPKLEAVRDWTAELGVVGGVGFALLYAAVTLTPAPKNVLSVAAGLAFGFGWALAAVYGGALLGAAAAFALGRGLGRDAVERFTGARVARLDDLLRRRGLLAVIGVRLIPVLPFTAINYGAGLTAVRRRDYALGTAFGIIPGTVAYVALGAYGLELGWPAWTAIGVLGALTLAGAVFASVRRRRGADLPATSTPSESTSADPEESR; encoded by the coding sequence ATGAGCGGTTTGCCGGTATTGCGCGACTCTGACGACGGTAGTGCTCGTCGAGGTGCCGTCCTGGTGCGCGCGATCACTCTCGCGGTATTCGTGGCCGTCGCGATCGCGGTTGGGTTTCTCGTGCCGCTGCCGAAGCTCGAGGCTGTGCGCGACTGGACGGCCGAGCTGGGTGTGGTCGGCGGCGTCGGGTTCGCGCTGCTCTACGCGGCGGTCACGCTCACACCGGCACCGAAGAACGTGCTCTCCGTGGCGGCAGGGCTCGCCTTCGGGTTCGGCTGGGCGCTCGCCGCGGTGTACGGGGGCGCGCTCCTCGGCGCGGCGGCGGCCTTCGCCCTCGGCCGGGGTCTGGGCCGCGACGCCGTCGAGCGCTTCACCGGCGCCCGCGTCGCGCGGCTCGACGACCTGCTGCGCCGGCGAGGGCTCCTCGCCGTGATCGGGGTGCGGCTCATCCCCGTGCTGCCGTTCACCGCGATCAACTACGGCGCAGGTCTGACGGCGGTGCGGCGCCGCGACTACGCGCTCGGCACCGCCTTCGGCATCATCCCCGGCACCGTCGCCTACGTCGCGCTCGGCGCCTACGGGCTCGAGCTCGGCTGGCCCGCGTGGACGGCGATCGGCGTGCTCGGCGCGCTGACTCTCGCCGGCGCGGTGTTCGCGAGCGTGCGACGTCGACGCGGGGCCGATCTGCCTGCGACCTCGACGCCATCCGAGTCGACATCCGCTGACCCGGAGGAGAGCCGCTGA
- a CDS encoding ABC transporter substrate-binding protein, producing MNSHHPARAGLAASLTLGLVAALAACSAEAGASSEQSYESWDEVVAAAEGQTVKLWMYGGDEQGNAYVNDVLVPAAAEQGVTLEQVPIADTPDALNRILSEVQAGETDGEVDLVWVNGNNFGTGKEAGAWECGWTDLLPNMALTDPADPLLLDDFGTPVDGCEAPWHKAQFTFVYNSDTVTDVPSTLDELLDWARANPGRFTYPAPPDFTGSVFVREVLYSVSGGYENVPLAYSEDAFAELTPTLYDELTDLAPSLWRGGETYPQNSNELNELFANGEVDFTMTYGPATLTELVADGTYPAGTKVLTLDEGTVGNASFLGLASTSGSKAGAMVVANLALSVEQQVAKAEPDVWGQFTVLDLDQLSDEERALFEALPSSPVVPSYDVLSENANPELAAAWVTPIDEAWRAQVLAR from the coding sequence GTGAACAGTCACCACCCCGCTCGCGCCGGTCTCGCCGCGAGCCTGACGCTCGGCCTCGTCGCCGCGCTCGCGGCCTGCTCGGCCGAGGCGGGCGCCTCGAGCGAGCAGAGCTACGAGAGCTGGGACGAGGTCGTCGCGGCGGCCGAAGGCCAGACCGTGAAGCTGTGGATGTACGGCGGAGACGAGCAGGGCAACGCCTACGTCAACGATGTGCTGGTGCCCGCGGCCGCCGAGCAGGGCGTGACGCTCGAGCAGGTTCCGATCGCCGACACTCCCGACGCGCTCAACCGCATCCTCAGCGAGGTGCAGGCGGGCGAGACCGATGGCGAAGTGGACCTCGTGTGGGTCAACGGCAACAACTTCGGCACGGGCAAGGAGGCGGGAGCCTGGGAGTGCGGCTGGACCGACCTTCTGCCCAACATGGCGCTCACCGACCCCGCCGACCCGCTGCTGCTCGACGACTTCGGCACCCCCGTCGACGGCTGCGAGGCTCCGTGGCACAAGGCGCAGTTCACCTTCGTGTACAACAGCGATACGGTCACCGACGTGCCGAGCACTCTCGACGAGCTGCTCGACTGGGCCCGCGCGAACCCGGGGCGCTTCACCTACCCCGCGCCGCCAGACTTCACCGGCTCGGTCTTCGTGCGCGAGGTTCTCTACAGCGTGAGCGGCGGCTACGAGAATGTGCCCCTCGCCTACAGCGAGGATGCCTTCGCCGAGCTCACTCCGACGCTCTACGACGAGCTCACCGACCTCGCACCCTCCCTGTGGCGCGGAGGCGAGACCTACCCGCAGAACTCGAACGAGCTCAACGAGCTCTTCGCGAACGGAGAGGTCGACTTCACGATGACCTACGGCCCGGCGACGCTCACCGAGCTCGTCGCCGACGGCACCTACCCCGCCGGCACGAAGGTGCTCACGCTCGACGAGGGCACCGTCGGCAACGCGAGCTTCCTCGGCCTCGCCTCGACCTCGGGCAGCAAGGCGGGTGCGATGGTCGTCGCGAACCTGGCGCTCTCGGTCGAGCAGCAGGTCGCCAAGGCCGAGCCGGATGTGTGGGGCCAGTTCACCGTGCTCGACCTCGACCAGCTCAGCGACGAGGAGCGTGCGCTGTTCGAGGCGCTGCCCTCGTCGCCCGTCGTGCCGAGCTACGACGTGCTGAGCGAGAACGCGAACCCCGAGCTCGCCGCCGCGTGGGTCACGCCGATCGACGAGGCGTGGCGCGCTCAGGTGCTCGCGCGGTAG
- a CDS encoding ABC transporter permease — protein sequence MARSGARAVGTTITALDRQAAGVSPRGSRRWSSIALVAPAVLIALFVVGGGIGFSLVQSLGLLPLVGEASLSLDAYVANGDDLARGIGLSLAIATASTVLSCIIGLTAALVITQGRSTGRLVAGLSALTIPIPHLVGAASVGLLLSDAGIIPRLFGIPGTEWPAIVGGTWWIAVVLEYTWKESAFVALVVAGVLASRVARYDETAALLGASRARRLRHVVIPLARPAVIVSAIIIFVYTLGSYEVAWLLGRPYPEPLPVLAFRLFTSITLTARPEAAAVAVVTTLISLAVVALGMAALRRTPLWK from the coding sequence GTGGCGCGCTCAGGTGCTCGCGCGGTAGGGACGACCATCACCGCGCTCGACAGGCAGGCGGCGGGAGTCTCCCCGAGAGGCTCCCGCCGCTGGTCGTCGATCGCGCTCGTGGCCCCCGCGGTGCTCATCGCGCTGTTCGTCGTGGGCGGCGGCATCGGCTTCTCCCTCGTGCAGAGCCTCGGCCTGCTCCCCCTCGTGGGCGAGGCATCGCTGAGCCTCGACGCCTACGTCGCCAACGGAGACGATCTCGCGCGGGGCATCGGCCTCTCGCTCGCGATCGCGACCGCGTCGACCGTGCTGTCGTGCATCATCGGCCTCACCGCCGCGCTCGTCATCACGCAGGGCCGCAGTACCGGCCGGCTCGTGGCGGGGCTCAGCGCCCTCACGATCCCCATTCCTCACCTCGTCGGCGCCGCATCCGTCGGTCTCCTGCTGAGTGACGCCGGCATCATCCCCCGCCTGTTCGGCATCCCGGGAACCGAGTGGCCCGCCATCGTGGGCGGAACCTGGTGGATCGCGGTCGTGCTCGAGTACACCTGGAAGGAGTCGGCGTTCGTCGCGCTCGTGGTCGCCGGGGTGCTCGCGAGCCGCGTCGCGCGCTACGACGAGACGGCGGCACTGCTGGGCGCATCCCGTGCCCGTCGCCTGCGCCACGTCGTCATCCCGCTCGCACGCCCCGCCGTCATCGTGAGCGCGATCATCATCTTCGTCTACACGCTGGGCTCCTACGAGGTCGCGTGGCTGCTCGGCCGCCCGTACCCCGAGCCGCTGCCCGTGCTCGCCTTCCGCCTGTTCACCTCGATCACGCTCACGGCGCGCCCCGAGGCGGCCGCCGTCGCGGTCGTGACGACGCTCATCTCCCTCGCCGTCGTGGCGCTCGGCATGGCGGCGCTGCGGCGCACGCCCCTGTGGAAGTAG
- a CDS encoding ABC transporter permease — MTMMIPYGQRVTPDRQATSRGLMRPRPVGRAARIILSGMLALWFALPLVPLLLWSVANRWSFPAPLPTEWGFDGLGTALAQGGVEAFGRSLLLSLAVAAIATPVGAMAARALAVGSVPAPRLVSGILLAPLALPAFVAVMGLTVVLLRMRVPAVVGVLLLLVAAALPYTVYTMRVTYAAHDLAFEEEARTLGASRWQVLWRVHLPLVAPGFARAAFLAFLVGWSDYVITVLVGGGTIVTLPFLVGSFAAGVGNDAIVAVLSLSAIVPPLLLLLALGRFGRRYAGGTRTPSASPLARSEKGFL, encoded by the coding sequence ATGACGATGATGATCCCCTACGGCCAGCGCGTCACCCCCGACCGCCAGGCGACCTCGCGCGGCCTCATGCGCCCGCGCCCCGTCGGCCGCGCCGCGCGCATCATCCTGAGCGGGATGCTCGCCCTCTGGTTCGCGCTGCCCCTCGTGCCCCTGCTGCTGTGGTCGGTCGCGAACCGCTGGTCGTTCCCCGCCCCACTGCCGACCGAGTGGGGATTCGACGGGCTCGGCACGGCGCTCGCGCAGGGCGGGGTCGAGGCGTTCGGGCGCTCGCTGCTGCTGAGCCTCGCGGTCGCGGCCATCGCGACGCCCGTGGGGGCCATGGCGGCCCGCGCGCTCGCGGTGGGCTCGGTGCCGGCGCCGCGGCTCGTGAGCGGCATCCTGCTCGCCCCTCTCGCCCTGCCCGCCTTCGTCGCCGTCATGGGCCTCACCGTCGTGCTGCTGCGGATGCGCGTGCCCGCGGTCGTCGGCGTGCTCCTGCTGCTCGTCGCTGCGGCCCTTCCCTACACGGTGTACACGATGCGCGTCACCTACGCCGCGCACGACCTCGCCTTCGAGGAGGAGGCTCGCACCCTCGGCGCCTCGCGCTGGCAGGTTCTGTGGCGCGTGCACCTGCCGCTCGTCGCGCCGGGGTTCGCGCGAGCCGCCTTCCTCGCCTTCCTCGTCGGCTGGAGCGACTACGTCATCACGGTGCTCGTCGGCGGCGGCACGATCGTGACCCTGCCCTTCCTCGTGGGGTCGTTCGCCGCGGGGGTCGGCAACGATGCGATCGTCGCGGTGCTCTCCCTCAGCGCGATCGTGCCGCCGCTGCTGCTGCTGCTCGCGCTCGGCCGATTCGGCCGCCGATACGCGGGCGGCACCCGCACTCCGAGCGCCTCGCCGCTCGCCCGATCAGAGAAGGGCTTCCTGTGA
- a CDS encoding ABC transporter ATP-binding protein: protein MSATLRLDALTKSFDGRANAVDEVSLTVEPGECLAILGPSGSGKSSVLRAIAGLDSPTSGRILVDGTDVAGVAPERRGMAMVFQRPLLFPHLSVLDNVAFAATVAGTPRGEAREYARQFLALVQLEGFGSRPVTALSGGQEQRVALARALAARPRVLLLDEPFSALDPELRADMHELLGQLRERLKPTVVMVTHDRDEAAIVADRVALLRTGRLLQHDTVERLYTRPASLDVARLMGGRIEVAGVVREGVHRSPLGSIEAPAGESWAEGGGVLVVRHEAVHLASPPVPAPQGMTGVTAVVTARHARGPRAAIELAVGSATLAAEVPASRPLTIGQEVAAHIPRSACTVVTPVPG from the coding sequence GTGAGCGCCACGCTGCGCCTCGACGCGCTGACCAAGAGCTTCGACGGCCGCGCCAATGCCGTCGACGAAGTGTCGCTGACGGTGGAACCCGGCGAGTGCCTCGCCATTCTCGGCCCCTCCGGCTCGGGCAAGAGCAGCGTGCTGCGGGCCATCGCGGGTCTCGACTCGCCGACGAGCGGGCGCATCCTCGTCGACGGCACCGATGTCGCGGGTGTCGCGCCGGAGCGCCGCGGCATGGCCATGGTCTTCCAGCGACCCCTGCTCTTTCCGCACTTGAGCGTGCTCGACAACGTCGCGTTCGCCGCGACGGTCGCGGGCACTCCGCGGGGCGAGGCGAGAGAGTATGCGCGCCAGTTCCTGGCGCTCGTGCAGCTCGAGGGCTTCGGAAGCCGACCCGTCACGGCCCTCAGCGGTGGGCAGGAGCAGCGCGTCGCGCTCGCGCGCGCCCTCGCCGCACGGCCGCGCGTGCTGCTGCTCGATGAGCCGTTTAGCGCTCTCGACCCCGAGCTGCGGGCCGACATGCACGAGCTGCTGGGTCAGCTGCGCGAGCGCCTCAAGCCCACCGTCGTCATGGTCACGCACGATCGGGACGAAGCGGCGATCGTCGCCGACCGCGTCGCGCTCCTGCGCACGGGGCGGCTTCTGCAGCACGACACCGTCGAGCGGCTCTACACGCGGCCGGCATCCCTCGACGTCGCGCGCCTCATGGGCGGTCGTATCGAGGTGGCGGGTGTCGTGCGGGAGGGCGTGCACCGCTCGCCCCTCGGCAGCATCGAGGCACCCGCTGGGGAGTCGTGGGCGGAGGGCGGGGGCGTGCTCGTCGTGCGGCATGAGGCGGTGCACCTCGCCTCGCCCCCGGTTCCCGCGCCGCAGGGCATGACCGGGGTCACGGCTGTCGTGACGGCGCGGCACGCTCGGGGGCCGCGCGCGGCAATCGAGCTCGCGGTGGGCTCAGCGACGCTCGCCGCCGAGGTGCCCGCGAGTCGGCCTCTCACCATCGGCCAGGAGGTCGCCGCGCACATTCCGCGCTCAGCATGCACGGTGGTAACGCCGGTACCCGGGTAG
- a CDS encoding radical SAM domain-containing protein: MSLVSFARRIELETRPIHPDTRRALDKRWAELPEHARTPEQLLGKCAVGCEGTHGVFPKCNLTCSPCYHSADANKVRIDGNHTVTEVTKQMNYLREIRGPRAHAQLIGGEVSLLAPEDHRAALQAMRAVGREPMSMTHGDFDYQYLLDVVLDETGKPAFKKVSFAAHFDSLMRGRTGAVRPKNEAELNPFREKFAQMFLDLKKQHKVDSYLAHNMTVTPTNLDEVEEVTRDVLQMPYDMMSFQPAAFIGDDRRWKENFEEVTIDAVWERIEAGVGQELPHKAVQFGDPRCNRHTVGVMVENRFASVLDADEPKDIAARDRFLKHYGGMIFGDIPRWALTVKVMRAVLSHPQDLPPLVGLMTRILRRAGGLRAVLRAARKGKVSFKTFVVHNFMDAEQVKPAWEMMKKGIVAEDPKLLETQERLGSCMYAMSHPETGELVPACTQHSVLDPIENIGLRKLLPLEPKDKAAKNNAATGISNGRVDELMKEPASRW; this comes from the coding sequence ATGTCACTGGTTTCATTCGCCCGTCGCATCGAGCTGGAGACGCGCCCGATCCACCCGGACACTCGGCGGGCCCTCGACAAGCGCTGGGCAGAGCTGCCGGAGCACGCCCGCACGCCGGAGCAACTTCTCGGCAAGTGCGCCGTCGGCTGCGAGGGCACGCACGGCGTCTTCCCCAAGTGCAACCTGACGTGCTCGCCGTGCTACCACTCGGCCGACGCGAACAAGGTGCGCATCGACGGCAATCACACCGTTACCGAGGTCACGAAGCAGATGAACTACCTGCGCGAGATCCGCGGCCCCCGCGCGCACGCCCAGCTCATCGGCGGCGAGGTGAGCCTGCTCGCGCCCGAGGACCACCGTGCGGCGCTGCAGGCCATGCGCGCCGTCGGCCGCGAGCCCATGTCGATGACGCACGGCGACTTCGACTACCAGTACCTGCTCGACGTCGTCCTCGACGAGACCGGAAAGCCCGCCTTCAAGAAGGTGTCGTTCGCCGCGCACTTCGACTCGCTCATGCGCGGACGCACCGGCGCCGTGCGCCCCAAGAACGAGGCCGAGCTGAACCCGTTCCGCGAGAAGTTCGCGCAGATGTTCCTCGACCTCAAGAAGCAGCACAAGGTCGACTCCTACCTCGCGCACAACATGACCGTGACGCCCACCAACCTCGACGAGGTCGAGGAGGTCACGCGCGACGTGCTGCAGATGCCCTACGACATGATGTCGTTCCAGCCGGCCGCCTTCATCGGCGACGACCGCCGCTGGAAGGAGAACTTCGAAGAGGTCACGATCGACGCCGTGTGGGAGCGCATCGAGGCCGGTGTCGGGCAGGAGCTGCCGCACAAGGCCGTGCAGTTCGGCGACCCGCGCTGCAACCGCCACACGGTCGGCGTCATGGTCGAGAACCGGTTCGCGAGCGTGCTCGACGCCGATGAGCCCAAGGACATCGCGGCGCGCGATCGCTTCCTGAAGCACTACGGCGGCATGATCTTCGGCGACATCCCCCGCTGGGCGCTCACCGTCAAAGTCATGCGTGCGGTTCTGAGCCACCCGCAAGACCTCCCCCCGCTCGTCGGTCTCATGACGCGCATCCTGCGCCGCGCCGGTGGCCTGCGCGCCGTCCTGCGCGCCGCGCGCAAGGGCAAGGTGAGCTTCAAGACCTTCGTCGTGCACAACTTCATGGACGCCGAGCAGGTCAAGCCGGCGTGGGAGATGATGAAGAAGGGCATTGTGGCGGAGGACCCGAAGCTGCTCGAGACTCAGGAGCGCCTCGGCTCGTGCATGTACGCCATGAGCCACCCCGAGACGGGCGAGCTCGTGCCGGCGTGCACGCAGCACTCGGTTCTCGACCCGATCGAGAACATCGGCCTGCGCAAGCTGCTGCCTCTCGAGCCCAAGGACAAGGCGGCGAAGAACAACGCCGCGACCGGCATCTCGAACGGCCGCGTCGACGAGCTCATGAAGGAGCCGGCCTCGCGCTGGTAG
- a CDS encoding M23 family metallopeptidase: MLHSLYVSAVRTAHLDPYRFRHRLLAAAAVIVATAAVLPTGMTAIAATSSEERAAAAPPEQTFEPSELATMPLLEREEITMDVRPPIMYPVGDFAVSSGFGLREAACGACSTNHRGVDWALSYGTEIRAMADGVVTEVGTPAGIAGSLGYWMTIEHVVNGQRVVSLYAHLIEDSNPYQVGDDVRGGDVIGLLGSTGVTTAPNLHFELELDGVKISPLPWLRANRAAG, from the coding sequence ATGCTCCACTCGCTCTACGTCTCTGCCGTGCGCACTGCGCACCTCGACCCCTATCGCTTTCGGCACCGGCTGCTGGCCGCCGCCGCCGTGATCGTCGCCACCGCGGCCGTCCTGCCGACCGGCATGACGGCGATCGCCGCGACCTCGAGCGAGGAGAGGGCTGCCGCTGCGCCTCCCGAGCAGACCTTCGAGCCGAGCGAGCTGGCGACGATGCCCCTGCTCGAGCGGGAGGAGATCACGATGGATGTTCGGCCGCCGATCATGTACCCCGTGGGTGACTTTGCTGTGTCGAGTGGGTTCGGCCTCCGTGAGGCAGCCTGCGGGGCGTGCTCGACGAATCACCGCGGAGTGGACTGGGCTCTGTCCTATGGAACGGAGATTCGAGCCATGGCAGACGGCGTGGTGACAGAGGTCGGTACTCCCGCAGGCATCGCCGGTAGCCTGGGGTATTGGATGACGATCGAGCATGTCGTCAATGGGCAGCGCGTCGTGAGCCTCTACGCTCACCTGATCGAGGATTCGAATCCCTATCAAGTCGGCGACGACGTACGGGGCGGAGACGTGATCGGCCTGCTGGGTTCCACGGGTGTGACGACCGCACCGAACTTGCATTTCGAGCTAGAACTCGACGGAGTCAAAATCAGTCCGCTCCCGTGGTTGCGCGCCAATCGGGCGGCTGGATAG
- a CDS encoding VIT1/CCC1 transporter family protein yields MTDPAPRPAEIRRWRRYLADERAEAAVYRDLAVRREGEERAILLALADAEGRHEAHWLELLGPHAARVPAVSVRTRILAFFARRFGSVFVLALAQRAESRSPYERDADATPAMAADERIHGEVVRGLAARGRQRLAGSFRAAVFGANDGLVSNLALVLGIGATGVATGTVLFTGLAGLLAGALSMAAGEFVSVRSQRELLAASTPDPDAHTAVADLDVDANELALVYRARGMSEADAEARAAAVIGATGAGRRERLGPAAPVDEHEAVGSAWGAAGSSFAFFASGAVIPVIPYLVGLEGIIAVLTAAVLVGAALLLTGGIVGVLSGASPGKRALRQLAIGYGAAAVTYLLGLLFGAAFV; encoded by the coding sequence ATGACCGACCCTGCGCCGCGCCCCGCCGAGATCCGCCGGTGGCGACGCTATCTGGCCGATGAGCGCGCCGAAGCCGCCGTCTACCGCGACCTCGCGGTACGTCGTGAGGGGGAGGAGCGCGCTATTCTTCTGGCGCTCGCCGACGCCGAGGGTCGCCATGAGGCGCACTGGCTCGAGCTCTTGGGCCCGCATGCCGCGCGCGTGCCCGCAGTCTCGGTGCGCACGCGCATCCTCGCCTTCTTCGCGCGCCGATTCGGCAGCGTCTTCGTGCTCGCCCTCGCTCAGCGTGCCGAGTCGCGGTCGCCCTATGAGCGGGATGCCGATGCCACGCCCGCGATGGCCGCCGACGAGCGCATCCACGGCGAGGTGGTGCGCGGGCTCGCGGCGCGCGGGCGGCAACGGCTGGCCGGTTCCTTCCGGGCAGCGGTGTTCGGCGCGAACGACGGCCTCGTGAGCAACCTGGCACTCGTGCTCGGCATCGGAGCGACGGGCGTGGCGACCGGGACGGTACTGTTCACGGGCCTCGCGGGGCTCCTGGCGGGTGCACTCTCCATGGCGGCGGGCGAGTTCGTGTCGGTGCGCTCGCAGCGCGAACTGCTCGCGGCCTCCACCCCCGACCCTGATGCGCACACGGCGGTCGCCGATCTCGACGTCGACGCGAACGAGCTGGCGCTCGTCTATCGAGCGCGCGGCATGAGCGAAGCGGATGCCGAAGCGCGGGCGGCGGCCGTCATCGGCGCGACGGGCGCAGGCCGGCGTGAGCGGCTCGGCCCCGCGGCGCCTGTCGACGAGCACGAGGCAGTGGGGTCGGCGTGGGGTGCTGCCGGGTCGAGCTTCGCGTTTTTCGCGTCTGGGGCGGTCATCCCCGTCATCCCGTATCTCGTGGGCCTGGAGGGCATCATCGCGGTTCTCACCGCGGCGGTCCTCGTCGGCGCCGCGCTCCTGCTCACCGGTGGGATCGTCGGGGTGCTCTCGGGCGCCTCGCCCGGCAAGCGCGCCTTGCGGCAGCTCGCGATCGGCTACGGCGCGGCGGCCGTGACCTATCTTCTCGGCCTCCTCTTCGGCGCGGCATTCGTCTAG
- a CDS encoding DUF427 domain-containing protein: MPRPQRQKPGPGQESVWDYPRPPRVEPVHARVTVEFGGRTIAESTRAVRVLETSHPPAFYLPPGDFVEGSLVPAEGTSFCEFKGRAQYYDVVSGTESAPRSAWYYASPSPGFESIGGFVSVYPGRMDRCTVDGEVVQAQEGDFYGGWITASIVGPFKGAPGTWGW, translated from the coding sequence ATGCCTCGACCTCAGCGCCAGAAGCCCGGGCCCGGCCAGGAGTCCGTCTGGGACTACCCGCGCCCACCCCGCGTCGAACCCGTGCACGCCCGCGTGACCGTCGAATTCGGCGGCCGCACTATTGCCGAGTCGACGCGAGCGGTGCGCGTGCTCGAGACGAGCCATCCGCCCGCGTTCTACCTGCCGCCGGGGGACTTCGTCGAAGGTTCTCTCGTGCCGGCCGAGGGCACCTCGTTCTGCGAGTTCAAGGGCCGCGCGCAGTACTACGACGTCGTGAGCGGCACGGAGTCTGCGCCGCGCAGCGCCTGGTACTACGCGAGCCCGAGCCCTGGCTTCGAGTCGATCGGGGGCTTCGTCTCGGTGTACCCGGGCCGCATGGACCGCTGCACCGTCGACGGCGAGGTCGTGCAGGCGCAGGAGGGCGACTTCTACGGCGGCTGGATCACGGCGAGCATCGTCGGGCCGTTCAAGGGCGCGCCCGGCACGTGGGGCTGGTAG
- a CDS encoding cold-shock protein, whose product MTTGTVKWFNAEKGFGFITPDDGSADVFAHFSAIQSSGYRSLDENQKVEFDVAQGPKGLQAENIRPI is encoded by the coding sequence ATGACGACAGGCACTGTTAAGTGGTTCAACGCCGAAAAGGGTTTCGGCTTCATCACCCCCGATGACGGAAGCGCCGACGTGTTCGCGCACTTCTCCGCCATCCAGTCGAGCGGCTACCGCTCGCTCGACGAGAACCAGAAGGTCGAGTTCGACGTCGCGCAGGGCCCCAAGGGTCTGCAGGCTGAGAACATCCGCCCCATCTAG
- a CDS encoding DUF3097 family protein has product MTHGDRYGNDVLSGDWRSVGRRIVPEVPAERDLVVELPDDGLEGSGFVGAVVLVDAANVHLEDRRGRVRAFPLGGGFLVEGEPVILVPPVARTAPVARQRTASGSFAVEDAPARVARASRIWVEGRHDAELVEQVWGDDLRVEGIVVEYLEGVDHLSDRLREFAPGAGRRVGVLVDHWVTGSKEERLAREVLASLGRAAASSVHVVGHPFIDVWQAVKPERVGIAAWPDVPRGVDWKTGTCRALGWPHDSAADRAAAWRRIRGSVRGFADLEPALLGRVEELIDFVAQD; this is encoded by the coding sequence GTGACTCACGGCGATCGATACGGCAATGACGTGCTCTCCGGCGACTGGCGCTCGGTCGGGCGCCGCATCGTGCCCGAGGTGCCGGCCGAGCGCGACCTCGTCGTGGAGCTGCCGGACGACGGTCTGGAGGGCAGCGGATTCGTCGGCGCCGTCGTGCTCGTCGACGCCGCCAACGTGCACCTCGAGGATCGCCGGGGGAGGGTGCGGGCGTTTCCCCTGGGCGGCGGCTTCCTCGTCGAGGGAGAGCCGGTCATCCTCGTTCCACCGGTCGCGCGCACCGCACCGGTCGCCCGTCAGCGCACGGCGAGCGGGTCGTTCGCCGTCGAGGATGCACCCGCGCGCGTGGCGCGCGCGAGCCGCATCTGGGTCGAGGGGCGCCACGACGCCGAGCTCGTCGAGCAGGTGTGGGGCGACGACCTGCGTGTGGAGGGCATCGTCGTCGAGTACCTCGAGGGCGTCGACCACCTCAGTGACCGGCTGCGCGAGTTCGCGCCGGGCGCCGGGCGCCGGGTGGGAGTGCTCGTCGACCACTGGGTGACCGGCTCGAAGGAGGAGCGGCTCGCGCGCGAGGTGCTCGCGAGCCTCGGCCGCGCGGCGGCGAGCAGTGTGCACGTCGTCGGCCACCCGTTCATCGACGTGTGGCAGGCGGTGAAGCCCGAGCGAGTGGGCATCGCGGCGTGGCCGGATGTTCCGCGCGGCGTCGACTGGAAGACGGGCACGTGCCGTGCCCTCGGCTGGCCGCACGACTCGGCGGCGGACCGCGCGGCGGCGTGGCGGCGCATCCGCGGCAGCGTGCGCGGCTTCGCCGACCTGGAGCCGGCGCTGCTCGGCCGCGTCGAGGAGCTCATCGACTTCGTGGCCCAGGACTGA